In Candidatus Accumulibacter cognatus, the genomic window GTTACCTGATGCCCTGTTTGTGGTTGACGTTGGTTACCACAAGATTGCCATCACCGAAGCAAACAAGCTGGGTATTCCGATTGTTGCGGTGGTCGATACCAATCATTCACCCGAGGGCATCGATTACATCATTCCTGGTAACGACGATTCCTCTCGCGCCATCCGTCTTTATGCTCGCGGCGTTGCTGATGCCGTTCTCGAGGGACGCAGCCAGTTCGTCGACGAAATCCTCGATGTTGTATCGGGCGACGAGTTTATTGAAGAAGAAGACTGAGCGACCGAGCGTCGGCTTTACCCCGCTGGCCGTGCGACTGGACCTGTTCGCGGCCGGTTTGTTTTTCCTGAACGTATCGAATGAGCTACGGCCGGCGATTCTGGCCGGGACAGCAAGTGGAGACTGAAATGGCGGAAATTACCGCAAGTATGGTGAAAGAGCTACGCGAAAGAACCGATGCGCCGATGATGGAGTGCAAACGGGCACTGACGGAGGCCGCCGGCGACCTCGCCAAAGCTGAAGAGATTCTGCGCGTCAAACTCGGTTCCAAGGCCAGCAAGGCGGCCAGTCGGATTACCGCCGAGGGTGTCGTGGCGATCCACAGATCGAATGACCACAAGCTTGGTGCAATGATCGAAATCAACTGCGAAACAGACTTTGTCGGCAAGAATGACGAATTTCTGAAATTGGCCAGAGATTGCGCGGTACTGGTCGCCGAGCATGACCCGGCGGACGTGGCTGCTTTGTCGGCGTTGCCGATGGGCGAGGGCAGCGTCGAATCGACTCGTACTGCGCTGGTTGGCAAGATCGGCGAGAACATGTCGATCCGCCGTTTTGCGCGCATCACTGCCAAGGGCAGGCTTGCTGCCTATGTCCATGGCGGAGCCAAGATCGGTGTCCTCGTCGATTATCTTGGCGGTGACGATCAGCTAGGCAAGGACCTGGCCATGCACATTGCCGCGACTAAACCGAAAGCGCTGGACTCATCGGGTGTAGCCGTTGATCTGATCGAGAGCGAACGGCGAATTGCCATCGAGAAAGCGCGCGAAGCCGGCAAGCCGGAAGCGTTGATCGAAAAGATTGCCGAAGGCTCGATTCAAAAGTTCCTGAATGAAGTGACACTGCTTGGCCAAGTATTTGTCAAGGCCGAAGATGGCAAGCAAACTATCGCCCAATTGCTCAAGGCTAAGGGCGCTTCAGTTGCCGGATTCACGTTGTTCGTTGTCGGTGAGGGCATTGCCAAGCGGACCAACGACTTCGCTGCCGAGGTGGCCGCACAGGCTGCCGCTGCCGCGCAGAAGTAAAGCACATACCTTCGATCGACCAGACCTGCAGGAGCCACGCCGATGTCCGAGACCTCGCCAAGCTATAAACGCATCCTTCTCAAGCTCTCGGGCGAGGCATTGATGGGTGGTGATGCTTACGGCATCAACCGGCAGACGATCTGGGCCATCGTTGCAGAGATCAAGGGGGTTGTCGATCTGGGTGTGCAGGTCGGCGTGGTCATTGGCGGTGGCAACATTTTTCGCGGTGTGGCGCCTGCCGCCCGAGGAATGGACCGTGCCCAGGCGGACTACATGGGCATGCTGGCGACGGTCATGAACGGCCTCGCGTTGCACGATGCCATGCGGGCTGCCGGCATGGTCTCGCGGGTACAGTCGGCGCTGAACATTGAACAGGTGGTGGAGCCCTACATTCGTGCCAAGGCAATTCGATACCTGGAGCAAGGGCGGACAGTGATCTTTTCCGGGGGAACCGGTAATCCGTTCTTTACTACTGACACGGCTGCGGCCTTGCGCGGCGCAGAGATCGGTGCCGAAATCGTGCTCAAGGCCACCAAGGTCGATGGCATCTACTCCGCCGATCCCAACAAGGATCCGCAGGCGACCCGTTATGATCGGATCAGCTTCGATGACGCGATCGCGCAAAATCTCGCGGTGATGGATGCCACCGCGTTTGCGCTGTGCCGCGATCAGAAGCTACCGATCAACGTCTTCTCGATATTCAAGCAGGGTGCACTGAAGCGGGTAGCGATGGGCGAAAAAGAGGGTACCCTGGTCTATTGCTGAGGGAGATTGAGATGTCCATAGCTGAAGTAAAGAGAACCGCTGAACACAAGATGCAGAGATCACTTGAGACACTCAGGGTCGATCTGGCGAAAGTACGGACGGGGCGTGCCCATATCGGCCTGCTCGATCATGTGCAGGTCGAGTACTACGGGTCGCATGTGCCAATCAACACGGTCGCCAACGTGACTGTGCTCGACGCCCGTACGCTTGGTGTCCAGGCCTGGGAAAAAGGGATGGCGGCAAAGGTCGAGAAAGCCATTCGTGACAGTGATTTGGGTCTAAATCCAGCAGCTCAGGGAGATCTGATCCGCGTACCGATGCCGGCTTTGACCGAGGAGAGGCGCCGTGATCTGATCAAGGTGGTGAAGGGCGAGTGTGAAGGTGCCAAAGTTGCAGTGCGTAATTTGCGACGTGATGCCATCGCGACGCTCAAGGAAATGCTCAAGAACAAGGAATGCTCAGAGGATGAGGAGCATCGTGCCCAGGATGAAATCCAGAAGCTCACGGATCGCTATGTGGCGGAAATCGATAAGCAACTCAGCCACAAGGAAACCGATTTGATGGCCATCTAGCGACTACCGACGAGTGATCAGAATGGGGTGCTTTGCCAGTTCAACCCGAGACGTTCCGACTGCATCGGTAGTCCCCCGCCATGTCGCGATCATCATGGATGGCAATGGCCGTTGGGCCAAGAAACGCCTGTTGCCGCGCGTCGCCGGCCATCATCGTGGCGTTGAAACGGTGCGTACCATGGTCAGGGCCTGTCTTGAGCGCGGCATCGAATATCTGACGCTGTTTGCTTTCAGTTCAGAAAACTGGCGCCGTCCGCAGGAGGAAGTTTCACTGCTGATGCAGCTCTTCGTCCGCGCTCTCAAGGAAGAGGTCAAGAAGCTCGATCGTAACGGCGTTCGCCTGCGGGTGATCGGTGACCTCGAACGTTTTGATCCTGACCTGCAGGCACTGATCAAGGCATCGGAGAACCGTACGGCAGGCAACAGCCGCCTAACTCTGACGATCGCCGCGAATTATGGTGGACGCTGGGACATCCTGCAGGCGATCAACCGCATGTTGAGCAGTGACCCAGAGAAAGGCGCCGAATGGCAGGAAGCTGACCTGACGCCACATCTGGCGATGAGCTATGCGCCGGAACCGGATCTGTTCATCCGTACCGGTGGAGAGCAGCGGATCAGCAACTTTCTGCTCTGGCAACTCGCGTATTCCGAGTTGTACTTTACCGAGGTGCTCTGGCCCGAGTTCGATTCGACTGCCTTTGACGCAGCCCTGGTCTCTTATCAGCAGCGCGAACGCCGGTTCGGGCGCACCAGCGAACAGTTGAGCGGTGCTTCTGCGGCATCACCGACCGGATCGCGTATCGATGCTTAGGACGCGGGTGATCACCGCGATTGTCCTGTTTGCTGCCTTCTTTGGCGCGCTTTTTTACCTGCCACCGCTGGGTTGGCTGCTCTTCGTCACAGCGGTAGCCAGTATCGCTGCCTGGGAGTGGGGGGCGCTGATGCGCCTCAGTGCAGCGGGACAGGTTTCGCTGGGAGTCCTGTTGGCCGTCCTGTGTGCAATCGTGGCAGTTCTCCAACCAGGGGCGGTCGGTCTGGGTGCCGGCTTCGACGCTACCGCCTGGCGTCTCGGGGCCTATTTCTATTTGCCGGCTGCGGTTTTCTGGCTATTGCTGGTGCCAGTCTGGCTGCAACGGCGCTGGCCTCTTGCCAACCCTGTTCTCGCTCTGGCGACCGGCATGGTACTGCTCCTGCCAGTGTGGCTGGCGCTGATACAATTGCGACAAGCGGGGCCGCTAGCCCTGCTGGCGATCATGGCCATCGTCTGGCTGGCCGATATTGGCGCCTATTTTGCTGGTCGGAGCCTGGGGAAACACAAGCTGGCGCCCGGCATCAGTCCTGGCAAAACCTGGGAAGGTGCGATTGGTGGTGCGGTCGCAGTGCTCGCCTACGGATTGCTGATGTCATCGAGGATGCCCACCGGCCTGGCCGGTAACCTGCCGCTGTTGCTGCTGGTTCTGATGGTGTTGACGGCAATCAGCATTCTGGGAGACCTGTTCGAGTCACTGCTCAAGCGCCAAGCGGGGCTCAAGGATAGCAGCAGCATCCTGCCCGGTCACGGAGGCGTACTTGACCGCATTGACAGTCTTACTTCGACCCTGCCGCTGGTCGCCCTGGTCTGGTTGGTGACGCGGCTTTGATGGCTTCCGGAACGGCCGTGCAGCAGCTCACGATTCTCGGATCGACGGGGTCGATCGGGGTCAGTACGCTTGATGTACTGCGCCGCCACCGGCAACGTTATCGTGTCGTCGCTCTTTGCGCACACCGCCAAGCGGATCGTCTCTTCGAACAGTGTCTCGAGTTTCAGCCGCGCCATGCCGTTCTTGGCGAGCCTGCCCTGGCCGCCGACCTCGGTGCGCGGCTGGCGGCCGCAGGCTGTCCGACCAGGGTCGCGCATGGGCCCGAGGCGCTGATACGGATGGCACAGCTTCCCGAGGTCGATACGGTGATGGCTGCCATCGTTGGCGCAGCGGGCTTGCCGCCCACCCTGGCAGCAGCCGTCGCCGGCAAGAAAATTCTCCTGGCCAACAAGGAAGCCCTGGTCATGGCCGGATCGGTATTCATGCGGGCCGTGCGAGAAAACGGTGCGACCCTGTTGCCGATTGACAGCGAACACAACGCCATCTTCCAATCTCTGCCAGCCAACTATCCCGGTGATCTGGCGGCCAGTGGCGTACTGGGACTGTACCTCACCGCATCGGGGGGGCCATTTCTCGGGATGGCGACTGCCGACCTCGATGCCGTTAGCCCTGACGAGGCCTGCGCCCATCCGAACTGGGTCATGGGACGAAAGATCTCGGTCGATTGCGCGACGATGATGAACAAGGGCCTGGAGGTCATCGAGGCCCACTGGTTGTTCAACGTCCCTGCCGAACGGATTCAGGTGGTCATCCATCCACAAAGCGTGATTCATTCGCTGGTTCAATACGTCGACGGCTCGGTGATCGCCGAACTGGGAAACCCGGACATGCGCACACCGATTGCACATGCCCTGGCCTATCCACAGCGCATCGCCGCCGGTGTTGAGCCGCTGGACCTCTCCCAGGTCGCCTCACTGCATTTCGAGAGACCCGATCTGGCGCGCTTCCCGTGTCTGGCCCTCGCTTATCGTGCGCTCAGCGAGGGGGGTAGTGCGTCGACGACGCTGAATGCCGCCAATGAAGTGGCAGTACAAGCCTTTCTCGAACGGAAGATTGCCTTCACGGCAATTGCCCGCGTGATCGCAACGGTCATGGACCAGTTGCCGGCAGGAGTAGCTCTTGGCTCGCTGGATGAGGTGCTGACAGCCGATCGGGTAGCGCGTGCAGCCGCTGAGCAATTGATCGCGAGGAGTTCCGG contains:
- the uppS gene encoding di-trans,poly-cis-decaprenylcistransferase, giving the protein MGCFASSTRDVPTASVVPRHVAIIMDGNGRWAKKRLLPRVAGHHRGVETVRTMVRACLERGIEYLTLFAFSSENWRRPQEEVSLLMQLFVRALKEEVKKLDRNGVRLRVIGDLERFDPDLQALIKASENRTAGNSRLTLTIAANYGGRWDILQAINRMLSSDPEKGAEWQEADLTPHLAMSYAPEPDLFIRTGGEQRISNFLLWQLAYSELYFTEVLWPEFDSTAFDAALVSYQQRERRFGRTSEQLSGASAASPTGSRIDA
- a CDS encoding phosphatidate cytidylyltransferase; this translates as MLRTRVITAIVLFAAFFGALFYLPPLGWLLFVTAVASIAAWEWGALMRLSAAGQVSLGVLLAVLCAIVAVLQPGAVGLGAGFDATAWRLGAYFYLPAAVFWLLLVPVWLQRRWPLANPVLALATGMVLLLPVWLALIQLRQAGPLALLAIMAIVWLADIGAYFAGRSLGKHKLAPGISPGKTWEGAIGGAVAVLAYGLLMSSRMPTGLAGNLPLLLLVLMVLTAISILGDLFESLLKRQAGLKDSSSILPGHGGVLDRIDSLTSTLPLVALVWLVTRL
- the frr gene encoding ribosome recycling factor, encoding MSIAEVKRTAEHKMQRSLETLRVDLAKVRTGRAHIGLLDHVQVEYYGSHVPINTVANVTVLDARTLGVQAWEKGMAAKVEKAIRDSDLGLNPAAQGDLIRVPMPALTEERRRDLIKVVKGECEGAKVAVRNLRRDAIATLKEMLKNKECSEDEEHRAQDEIQKLTDRYVAEIDKQLSHKETDLMAI
- a CDS encoding UMP kinase; this encodes MSETSPSYKRILLKLSGEALMGGDAYGINRQTIWAIVAEIKGVVDLGVQVGVVIGGGNIFRGVAPAARGMDRAQADYMGMLATVMNGLALHDAMRAAGMVSRVQSALNIEQVVEPYIRAKAIRYLEQGRTVIFSGGTGNPFFTTDTAAALRGAEIGAEIVLKATKVDGIYSADPNKDPQATRYDRISFDDAIAQNLAVMDATAFALCRDQKLPINVFSIFKQGALKRVAMGEKEGTLVYC
- a CDS encoding 1-deoxy-D-xylulose-5-phosphate reductoisomerase, which produces MASGTAVQQLTILGSTGSIGVSTLDVLRRHRQRYRVVALCAHRQADRLFEQCLEFQPRHAVLGEPALAADLGARLAAAGCPTRVAHGPEALIRMAQLPEVDTVMAAIVGAAGLPPTLAAAVAGKKILLANKEALVMAGSVFMRAVRENGATLLPIDSEHNAIFQSLPANYPGDLAASGVLGLYLTASGGPFLGMATADLDAVSPDEACAHPNWVMGRKISVDCATMMNKGLEVIEAHWLFNVPAERIQVVIHPQSVIHSLVQYVDGSVIAELGNPDMRTPIAHALAYPQRIAAGVEPLDLSQVASLHFERPDLARFPCLALAYRALSEGGSASTTLNAANEVAVQAFLERKIAFTAIARVIATVMDQLPAGVALGSLDEVLTADRVARAAAEQLIARSSG
- a CDS encoding elongation factor Ts; translated protein: MAEITASMVKELRERTDAPMMECKRALTEAAGDLAKAEEILRVKLGSKASKAASRITAEGVVAIHRSNDHKLGAMIEINCETDFVGKNDEFLKLARDCAVLVAEHDPADVAALSALPMGEGSVESTRTALVGKIGENMSIRRFARITAKGRLAAYVHGGAKIGVLVDYLGGDDQLGKDLAMHIAATKPKALDSSGVAVDLIESERRIAIEKAREAGKPEALIEKIAEGSIQKFLNEVTLLGQVFVKAEDGKQTIAQLLKAKGASVAGFTLFVVGEGIAKRTNDFAAEVAAQAAAAAQK